One window of the Doryrhamphus excisus isolate RoL2022-K1 chromosome 10, RoL_Dexc_1.0, whole genome shotgun sequence genome contains the following:
- the LOC131137287 gene encoding hyccin 2-like, with the protein MSGGTLKDSFNVNEPDEGFSSGASNSSQPSGTRAGCGGGGGPRAGSLSSSSGGSNIKKAITARLSREKDRDRPESQNVSAGATRQRKPSPPASIELDAIQLSPIKKHLSFPAGPPLVRTGSTSSSKSFDCMTFSLNGGREDQEGGAGGSDRERGRPAGSHRHSTISLQEAHLLRPEEAQDLLSPGAPLTKQSRSPSFNMQIISQV; encoded by the coding sequence ATGAGCGGCGGCACGTTGAAGGATTCCTTCAACGTGAACGAACCGGATGAGGGCTTCTCCTCTGGGGCGTCCAACAGCAGCCAGCCCAGCGGCACCAGAGCGGGCTGCGGCGGGGGTGGCGGCCCGAGGGCCGGCAGcctgagcagcagcagcggcggcagcAACATCAAGAAAGCCATCACAGCTCGACTGTCCCGGGAGAAGGACCGAGACAGACCCGAGTCTCAGAACGTGTCAGCCGGGGCGACTCGGCAGAGGAAACCGTCCCCGCCGGCCAGCATCGAACTGGACGCCATTCAGCTGAGTCCCATCAAGAAGCACCTGAGTTTCCCCGCGGGACCCCCTCTGGTACGGACCGGCAGCACCTCCTCCAGCAAGTCTTTCGACTGCATGACCTTCAGTCTGAACGGGGGCAGAGAGGACCAAGAGGGCGGCGCAGGAGGCTCAGACCGGGAACGGGGGCGTCCTGCAGGCTCTCACCGCCACTCCACTATCAGCTTGCAGGAGGCCCACTTGCTCAGGCCGGAGGAGGCCCAAGACCTGCTGTCCCCGGGAGCCCCCCTCACCAAGCAGTCCCGATCCCCCAGCTTCAACATGCAGATCATATCGCAGGTTTAA